A genomic region of Pseudomonas migulae contains the following coding sequences:
- a CDS encoding IS3 family transposase produces the protein MIDELDEQYGVNNCCRVFGVNRSSFYAWRQRQGKVNPEREKLKAVLVKHHRASRESAGARTLAKELQADGHRVGRYMARSLMREAGIASRQRRRHKYKSPGVEALVAPHVLKRKFDVTAVNQVWCGDVTYIKVGKRWLYFAAVLDLYARRIVGWSFSMISDATLTCEALRMAVELRSRPKDVLFHSDQGCQYTSHKFRNELLAHGLRQSMSRKGECWDNAPMERFFGSLKSEWVPETGYGSEHEARADVQRYVSRYNIARPHSYNDYRPPVTMERLAA, from the coding sequence TTGATCGATGAGCTGGACGAGCAGTACGGCGTTAACAATTGCTGTCGGGTTTTTGGTGTCAACCGCAGCAGCTTTTACGCCTGGCGTCAGCGCCAAGGCAAAGTGAACCCTGAGCGGGAGAAGCTCAAGGCCGTGCTGGTTAAGCATCACAGGGCGTCGAGGGAGTCTGCGGGCGCACGCACCTTGGCCAAAGAGCTGCAAGCTGATGGACATCGTGTCGGGCGGTACATGGCCCGCAGCTTGATGCGCGAAGCTGGTATCGCCAGCCGTCAGCGCCGGCGCCATAAGTACAAATCGCCCGGCGTTGAGGCGTTGGTGGCGCCGCACGTCCTCAAGCGCAAGTTTGATGTCACGGCGGTCAATCAGGTGTGGTGCGGGGACGTGACGTATATCAAGGTCGGTAAGCGGTGGCTGTATTTCGCGGCGGTTCTGGATTTGTACGCCCGCCGGATCGTGGGCTGGTCGTTTTCGATGATCTCCGATGCCACCCTGACCTGCGAAGCCTTGCGGATGGCGGTTGAGTTGCGCAGTCGCCCAAAAGACGTACTGTTTCACTCAGACCAAGGTTGTCAGTACACCAGCCATAAGTTCAGGAATGAGCTGCTGGCACACGGGCTCCGGCAAAGCATGAGCCGTAAGGGCGAGTGCTGGGACAACGCTCCGATGGAGCGCTTCTTTGGCAGTTTGAAATCAGAGTGGGTGCCCGAAACAGGCTACGGATCGGAACATGAGGCCCGAGCGGATGTGCAGCGCTATGTCTCGCGCTACAACATCGCCAGGCCTCACAGTTACAACGACTACCGGCCGCCAGTCACGATGGAGAGACTGGCGGCGTAA
- a CDS encoding PaaI family thioesterase, translated as MLMPQPEGFAMLDALKKINSTSAFNRWAGFDVTRAEPGEVELTMAFRETDMAQYADFLHAGLIGALLDTACGFAAGTVAGNVLASHFSVNCLAPAVGEVFIARGQVVKAGKKQVFARAELFAQTGDQLKLVATGDAILVPIQQ; from the coding sequence ATGTTGATGCCTCAACCGGAGGGATTCGCCATGCTTGATGCACTCAAAAAGATCAATTCAACGTCCGCCTTCAACCGCTGGGCCGGTTTCGACGTCACTCGCGCCGAGCCCGGCGAGGTGGAACTGACCATGGCTTTTCGCGAGACTGACATGGCGCAATACGCAGACTTCCTGCATGCCGGCCTGATCGGTGCGCTGCTCGATACCGCCTGTGGGTTTGCGGCCGGAACGGTCGCTGGCAATGTCCTGGCGTCGCATTTTTCGGTGAATTGCCTGGCGCCTGCCGTCGGTGAAGTGTTCATTGCGCGCGGCCAGGTGGTGAAGGCCGGCAAGAAGCAGGTGTTTGCCCGTGCCGAACTGTTCGCACAAACCGGGGATCAGTTGAAGCTGGTGGCAACCGGCGATGCGATCCTGGTGCCGATCCAGCAGTGA
- a CDS encoding transposase gives MRKSYSSEFKLKAASLVLDEGQSVPEVCANLDIGPTALRRWVDQVRKERLGSTPVGAKAITADQREIQKLKALLRQKDLDIEILKKASALLLLDAKDHSR, from the coding sequence ATGCGTAAATCCTATTCGAGTGAGTTCAAACTCAAGGCTGCCAGCCTGGTGCTGGATGAGGGGCAGTCGGTTCCCGAGGTCTGTGCCAATCTGGATATCGGTCCTACGGCCTTGCGCCGCTGGGTCGATCAAGTTCGCAAGGAGCGCTTGGGCTCGACTCCGGTGGGCGCCAAGGCGATTACCGCGGATCAGCGAGAGATCCAGAAACTCAAAGCCTTGCTCAGGCAAAAAGACCTGGATATCGAAATCCTAAAAAAGGCCAGTGCTCTCCTGCTTTTGGACGCCAAAGATCATTCTCGTTGA
- a CDS encoding GFA family protein, which translates to MQLEGSCHCGAVSFSLTSAHPYPYQRCYCSICRKTQGGGGYSVNIAGDAASLKVRGRKSIAIYHARLKDEGDKRAHRSTAERHFCSVCGSGLWVFSPEWPELIHPFASAIDTALPVPPEYTHVMLDSKAPWVEIPPHAGDRQCEIWPEESIAQWHERLDLVR; encoded by the coding sequence ATGCAACTCGAAGGCTCCTGCCACTGCGGCGCCGTGTCGTTCAGCCTGACCAGCGCGCACCCCTACCCTTATCAACGTTGCTACTGCTCCATCTGCCGCAAGACCCAGGGCGGTGGCGGTTACTCGGTCAATATCGCCGGCGATGCCGCCAGCCTCAAGGTGCGCGGTCGCAAATCCATCGCGATTTACCATGCGCGTCTCAAGGACGAAGGCGACAAACGCGCGCACCGCAGCACGGCGGAGCGGCACTTCTGTTCGGTATGCGGTTCGGGGTTGTGGGTATTCAGTCCTGAATGGCCAGAGCTGATTCACCCGTTCGCTTCAGCCATCGACACGGCGTTGCCGGTGCCACCCGAGTACACGCACGTGATGCTCGATTCGAAAGCGCCTTGGGTGGAGATTCCGCCCCATGCCGGTGATCGCCAGTGCGAGATCTGGCCCGAAGAATCCATCGCGCAGTGGCATGAGCGTCTGGATTTGGTCCGCTGA